One Rissa tridactyla isolate bRisTri1 chromosome 1, bRisTri1.patW.cur.20221130, whole genome shotgun sequence DNA segment encodes these proteins:
- the CAPZA3 gene encoding LOW QUALITY PROTEIN: F-actin-capping protein subunit alpha-3 (The sequence of the model RefSeq protein was modified relative to this genomic sequence to represent the inferred CDS: inserted 1 base in 1 codon; deleted 1 base in 1 codon; substituted 1 base at 1 genomic stop codon) — MALRKELRKPKKVSLICSLLRQSLHGESGQIVXDLSALVQDEKLVTQEAARLGACHNKSNFTPIQINGXLLTHYNNLEGNRFFDPQDKLSFVFDHLCGVTSKTQRQGVMLGEGELWREALHKGFTAYVSCHFPVGTCGVFKKGLGKRQMFVACIEAHQYQPSNHWNSLWKSGWTFALTPVTTQVTGICPLQVHYFKDANLHVTVSKSVRETLNVIDQSQRATDFVKLMKAEDTKFHVAILENIQALSEDIWEKNLQRKLPVTHTSMSWNKLLNDQHLNTSVSNAEMPPCLLKHTI; from the exons ATGGCGTTG AGGAAGGAGCTCCGCAAGCCGAAGAAGGTGTCTCTCATTTGCAGCCTGCTGCGCCAGTCCCTTCATGGGGAGTCCGGCCAGATTGTCTGAGATCTCTCTGCCCTTGTCCAAGATGAGAAGCTGGTGACGCAGGAGGCTGCCCGCCTTGGGGCCTGTCACAACAAGAGCAACTTCACCCCCATCCAAATAAATG CACTCCTGACCCATTACAACAACTTAGAGGGAAACCGCTTCTTTGATCCTCAGGACAAATTGTCTTTTGTGTTTGACCACCTGTGTGGGGTAACCAGCAAAACCCAGAGGCAGGGTGTGATGCTAGGTGAGGGGGAGCTGTGGCGAGAGGCCCTCCACAAGGGCTTCACGGCCTACGTGAGCTGCCACTTTCCTGTGGGGACCTGCGGTGTGTTCAAAAAAGGCCTGGGGAAGAGGCAGATGTTTGTGGCCTGCATTGAGGCTCATCAGTACCAGCCTTCAAATCACTGGAACAGCCTGTGGAAGTCAGGCTGGACTTTTGCCCTGACTCCTGTTACCACTCAAGTTACAGGGATCTGTCCCCTCCAGGTACACTACTTCAAAGATGCCAACCTCCATGTAACTGTCAGCAAGTCTGTGAGAGAGACTCTAAATGTGATAGACCAAAGTCAACGTGCTACAGATTTTGTGAAACTCATGAAAGCTGAGGACACCAAGTTTCATGTTGCCATCCTGGAAAACATTCAGGCTCTGTCAGAGgatatatgg gaaaaaaatctgcagaggaaACTCCCTGTTACTCACACTTCTATGAGCTGGAATAAACTATTGAATGATCAGCATCTGAACACCAGTGTCTCCAATGCAGAAATGCCTCCATGCTTACTGAAACACACTATTTGA